In bacterium, the following proteins share a genomic window:
- a CDS encoding potassium channel family protein gives MRSHTAAHRKPDALVARLQFFVVALLLLILFWTLAFMAVEGRSFTDALYFTMVTVTTVGYGDIHPESTAGKMMAILTILTGTGLFGGMVASLTEVLLTRRERRVRAEKLNMVIGAFFAEIGNTLLVYFSDFDLRLEQIKGDLVVSGDWTDEQFHAVADRIRGYDYHVDAAQLDFEHLRGVLTSKRSFLLRLLENPALVEHELFTDLLLAVFHLAEELTHRHKLAELPPADQEHLGVDVQRIYGLLVHQWLDHLHYLKLNYPYLFSLAIRTNPFDEKASPIVTS, from the coding sequence ATGAGGTCGCACACGGCAGCGCACCGCAAGCCCGACGCCCTCGTCGCGCGGCTGCAGTTCTTCGTCGTCGCGCTGCTCCTGCTGATCCTGTTCTGGACGCTGGCGTTCATGGCCGTGGAGGGGCGCAGTTTCACGGACGCGCTCTACTTCACGATGGTCACCGTCACGACCGTCGGCTACGGCGACATCCACCCCGAGTCCACCGCCGGCAAGATGATGGCGATCCTGACCATCCTCACCGGCACCGGGCTCTTCGGCGGCATGGTGGCGAGCCTGACCGAGGTGCTGCTGACCCGCCGCGAGCGCCGCGTGCGGGCGGAGAAGCTGAACATGGTCATCGGCGCGTTCTTCGCCGAGATCGGCAACACGCTGCTCGTCTATTTCTCGGATTTCGACCTCCGGCTCGAGCAGATCAAGGGGGACCTCGTCGTCAGCGGCGACTGGACGGACGAGCAGTTCCACGCCGTCGCCGACCGCATCCGCGGCTACGACTACCACGTGGACGCCGCGCAGCTCGACTTCGAGCACCTGCGCGGCGTCCTGACCTCGAAGCGCTCGTTCCTGTTGCGGCTGCTCGAGAACCCCGCGCTGGTGGAGCACGAGCTGTTCACCGACCTGCTGCTCGCGGTCTTCCACCTGGCGGAGGAGCTGACGCACCGCCACAAGCTCGCGGAGCTGCCGCCGGCCGACCAGGAGCACCTGGGGGTGGACGTGCAGCGCATCTACGGGCTGCTGGTCCACCAGTGGCTCGATCACCTGCACTACCTCAAGCTGAACTACCCGTACCTGTTCTCGCTGGCGATCCGGACGAACCCCTTCGACGAGAAGGCTTCGCCGATCGTGACGAGCTGA
- a CDS encoding metalloregulator ArsR/SmtB family transcription factor, which translates to MNATDRMAPAAARIEQKRIERAAEVLKTVAHPVRLRIVEILESGERSVTELKDLLGVTQPLTSQHLSQMRVRGVLGCRREGAQVYYSIADPGVVKVIHCIRRG; encoded by the coding sequence ATGAACGCGACGGACAGGATGGCTCCAGCGGCCGCCAGGATCGAGCAGAAGCGCATCGAGCGCGCCGCCGAGGTCCTCAAGACGGTGGCCCACCCGGTGAGGCTGCGGATCGTCGAGATCCTCGAGTCCGGCGAGCGCAGCGTCACCGAGCTCAAGGATCTGCTGGGCGTGACGCAGCCCCTGACGTCCCAGCACCTCAGCCAGATGCGTGTCCGCGGCGTGCTCGGCTGCCGCCGGGAGGGCGCGCAGGTCTACTACTCGATCGCCGATCCCGGCGTGGTCAAGGTCATTCACTGCATCCGCCGCGGCTGA
- a CDS encoding pyrimidine dimer DNA glycosylase/endonuclease V codes for MRLWSLHSRCLDAQGLVALWREALLAQAVLLGRTRGYRYHPQLTRFRETRSPAGAIAAYLRGVHEEAARRGYQFDAGRIVAAGRAEPIAVTRGQLDYEWEHLANKLRVRAPEWLAGLGARARPVPHPIFRVVPGPVEAWERMSRG; via the coding sequence GTGCGCCTCTGGAGCCTGCATTCGCGCTGCCTGGACGCGCAGGGTCTCGTCGCGCTCTGGCGCGAGGCGTTGCTGGCGCAGGCCGTCCTGCTCGGACGCACGCGCGGGTACCGGTACCACCCCCAGTTGACCCGATTCCGCGAGACGCGCTCGCCGGCGGGAGCGATCGCGGCCTATCTGCGCGGCGTGCACGAGGAGGCGGCCCGCCGTGGCTATCAGTTCGATGCGGGCAGGATCGTCGCCGCCGGGCGCGCCGAGCCGATCGCGGTCACGCGCGGGCAGCTCGACTACGAGTGGGAGCACCTCGCGAACAAGCTGCGGGTGCGCGCGCCGGAGTGGCTCGCCGGCCTCGGCGCGCGGGCGCGTCCCGTCCCGCACCCGATTTTTCGCGTCGTGCCCGGCCCGGTGGAGGCCTGGGAGCGGATGTCTCGAGGCTGA
- a CDS encoding universal stress protein yields MLKSYLVTVDGSDYSAAAVGYAIALARRASARITLLSVVDIVSLEGPFLADLSGIVGVVPYLDLQQQVRDALIEKARVILETHAATVRAAGLECATRSETGVVSRVICDAAASHDAIVAGRRGEHASWSGFLLGSTVEEVVRGCAKPVLVTPRQERPVTRILAAYDGSRTANRALGLAATLAAGLDLPLVVVCVSSDEREGRATLGEAESYLEPHRLRVKALLESGSPVEGILQVAQREACDLIIMGAYGHSRVRELIVGSTTDGILRAATDPVLLYR; encoded by the coding sequence ATGCTCAAGAGCTACCTGGTGACGGTCGACGGCTCCGATTACTCGGCCGCCGCGGTGGGCTACGCCATCGCGCTCGCCCGGCGCGCCTCGGCGCGCATCACCCTGCTGTCGGTCGTCGACATCGTCTCGCTCGAGGGCCCGTTCCTCGCCGATCTCTCCGGGATCGTCGGGGTCGTGCCGTATCTCGACCTGCAGCAGCAGGTGCGCGACGCCCTCATCGAGAAGGCGCGCGTCATCCTCGAGACGCACGCCGCCACCGTGCGCGCCGCGGGCCTGGAGTGCGCCACGCGCTCCGAGACCGGCGTCGTCAGCCGCGTCATCTGCGACGCGGCGGCCTCCCACGACGCGATCGTCGCCGGCCGCCGCGGCGAGCACGCCAGCTGGAGCGGCTTCTTGCTCGGCTCGACCGTCGAGGAGGTGGTGCGCGGCTGCGCCAAGCCGGTGCTCGTCACGCCCCGGCAGGAGCGGCCGGTCACGCGCATCCTCGCCGCGTACGACGGCAGCCGCACCGCCAACCGCGCCCTCGGCCTGGCGGCGACGCTCGCGGCGGGCCTGGATCTGCCGCTGGTGGTGGTCTGCGTCTCCTCCGACGAGCGCGAGGGCCGGGCGACCCTCGGCGAGGCCGAGTCCTACCTCGAGCCGCACCGCCTGCGGGTCAAGGCGCTGCTCGAGAGCGGCTCGCCCGTCGAGGGGATCCTCCAGGTGGCCCAGCGCGAGGCCTGCGACCTGATCATCATGGGGGCCTACGGCCACAGCCGCGTGCGCGAGCTGATCGTCGGCAGCACGACCGACGGCATCCTGCGCGCGGCCACGGACCCGGTCCTGCTCTACCGCTAG
- a CDS encoding uracil-DNA glycosylase, with amino-acid sequence MAVEPVNYQAIVGATDYPTFARLLRDSGCRRCALAANRTRIVVDRGDHRAGILAIGEAPGRQEDLAGRAFVGRAGRLLDELLREARIDPDADVLITNLVKCRPPANRVPRPDEVAACRPYLERQLRLVRPHTVLLLGATALRHFRPSAGVALGESAGRRFALEAWPGVAFWPLYHPAYLLRSRRKRPLALEHLERIRRKIPLPSPVPEGGTGRGGAPVARG; translated from the coding sequence ATGGCTGTCGAACCCGTGAACTACCAGGCGATCGTCGGCGCGACCGACTACCCGACGTTCGCGCGGCTGCTGCGCGACTCCGGCTGCCGTCGCTGCGCGCTGGCCGCGAACCGCACGCGGATCGTCGTCGACCGGGGCGACCACCGCGCCGGCATCCTGGCAATCGGCGAGGCCCCCGGCCGGCAGGAGGACCTCGCGGGCCGGGCCTTCGTCGGCCGCGCCGGCCGTCTGCTCGACGAACTGCTGCGGGAGGCGCGGATCGACCCCGACGCGGACGTGCTCATCACGAACCTCGTCAAGTGCCGCCCGCCCGCCAACCGCGTGCCCCGCCCCGACGAGGTCGCCGCCTGCCGGCCCTACCTGGAGCGCCAGCTCCGGCTCGTGCGACCGCACACCGTCCTGCTCCTCGGCGCCACGGCTCTGCGTCACTTCAGGCCGTCGGCGGGCGTCGCCCTCGGGGAGTCGGCCGGCCGCCGCTTCGCGCTGGAGGCCTGGCCGGGCGTCGCCTTCTGGCCGCTCTACCACCCCGCCTACCTGCTGCGCTCGCGGCGGAAGCGCCCGCTGGCCCTCGAGCACCTGGAGCGCATCCGCCGGAAAATCCCCCTTCCCTCCCCTGTGCCAGAGGGGGGCACGGGCCGCGGCGGCGCACCCGTGGCGCGCGGGTGA
- a CDS encoding class II fructose-bisphosphate aldolase codes for MANIPVKDFEKALQVGRPPNVVKLFPNSRALLVSGKVIDQAMIAKGKAMTIAANARNWFTIPGVLRAAQRANAAVIVEIAKSEGGAAAYCAVSSWNIATFVDGCANALGVTVPVAVHADHYGIKNDTDIEKARVEIPSMFEAGTTSIAIDASHMPDDRNLLASIELNRYVPAWAGLETEQGEIKGKEGLSNKEEAVFLVAGLNAHGISPNWIALNNGTTHGIEASDAGIQVGLTASIHEAIAKYKVSGAQHGTSGNSSERLRQIASQTHTTKANVATALQMISWGVKVNDYGNAELDANGEFIKVPGQGVTEEAWAKMVAFAKEKGWKKGDYKKLNLPFENVLLGQPREVRERMAQAVEDFTYHLLVDVFNAKDTAPLGVEAILKAGSHDLGPKCARIEDPAAWTPEKIAQKAKALAGDKGPAGDFSD; via the coding sequence ATGGCGAACATCCCGGTGAAGGACTTCGAAAAGGCGCTCCAGGTCGGCCGTCCGCCCAACGTCGTGAAGCTCTTCCCGAACTCGCGGGCGCTCCTCGTCAGCGGCAAGGTGATCGATCAGGCGATGATCGCCAAGGGCAAGGCGATGACGATCGCCGCCAACGCGCGCAACTGGTTCACGATCCCCGGGGTGCTGCGCGCGGCCCAGCGCGCGAACGCGGCGGTCATCGTCGAGATCGCCAAGTCCGAGGGCGGGGCGGCCGCCTACTGCGCCGTCTCCTCGTGGAACATCGCGACCTTCGTCGACGGCTGCGCGAACGCGCTCGGCGTGACGGTGCCGGTGGCGGTCCACGCCGACCACTACGGCATCAAGAACGACACTGACATCGAGAAGGCCCGCGTCGAGATCCCCTCGATGTTCGAAGCCGGCACGACCTCGATCGCCATCGACGCCAGCCACATGCCGGACGACCGGAACCTGCTGGCGAGCATCGAGCTGAACAGGTACGTCCCGGCGTGGGCGGGGCTCGAGACCGAGCAGGGCGAGATCAAGGGCAAGGAGGGGCTCTCCAACAAGGAGGAGGCGGTCTTCCTCGTCGCCGGCCTCAACGCCCACGGCATCTCGCCCAACTGGATCGCGCTGAACAACGGCACGACCCACGGCATCGAGGCCTCGGACGCGGGCATCCAGGTCGGCCTCACGGCTTCCATCCACGAGGCCATCGCGAAGTACAAGGTCTCGGGGGCGCAGCACGGCACCTCCGGCAACTCCAGCGAGCGGCTGCGGCAGATCGCCTCCCAGACGCACACGACCAAGGCCAACGTCGCCACCGCGCTGCAGATGATCTCCTGGGGCGTGAAGGTCAACGACTACGGCAACGCGGAGCTGGACGCCAACGGCGAGTTCATCAAGGTCCCGGGCCAGGGCGTGACCGAGGAGGCCTGGGCGAAGATGGTCGCCTTCGCCAAGGAGAAGGGCTGGAAGAAGGGGGACTACAAGAAGCTCAACCTCCCCTTCGAGAACGTGCTGCTCGGCCAGCCGCGCGAGGTGCGCGAGCGCATGGCGCAGGCGGTCGAGGACTTCACCTACCACCTGCTCGTGGACGTCTTCAACGCCAAGGACACGGCGCCGCTCGGCGTCGAGGCGATCCTCAAGGCCGGCTCGCACGACCTGGGCCCGAAGTGCGCGCGCATCGAGGACCCGGCCGCGTGGACGCCGGAGAAGATCGCGCAGAAGGCGAAGGCGCTCGCCGGCGACAAGGGCCCGGCCGGGGACTTCTCGGACTAG
- a CDS encoding peptidylprolyl isomerase — MIRSTLLLAAALLTVGATMAFAAPKVEKPTPPTKEELAKYEKARATITTKFGKIVVKFFPDVAPIHVKNFITLAEAGFYDGTPFHRVIPGFMIQGGDPSGNGTGGPGYTIPAEFSKVKKHTAGILSMARTNDPNSAGSQFFIMVAAAPYLDGQYSIFGEVVEGLDVVNKIVSVPRNQMDKPLEPVTMTSVTVAY; from the coding sequence ATGATCCGTTCCACGCTGCTGCTCGCCGCCGCCCTGCTGACCGTCGGCGCCACGATGGCGTTCGCCGCCCCCAAAGTCGAGAAGCCGACCCCGCCGACGAAGGAGGAGCTGGCGAAGTACGAGAAGGCGCGCGCGACGATCACCACGAAGTTCGGGAAGATCGTCGTCAAGTTCTTCCCCGACGTCGCCCCGATCCACGTCAAGAACTTCATCACGCTGGCCGAGGCCGGCTTCTACGACGGCACCCCGTTCCACCGCGTGATCCCCGGCTTCATGATCCAGGGCGGGGACCCGAGCGGCAACGGCACCGGCGGCCCGGGCTACACCATCCCGGCGGAGTTCTCGAAGGTCAAGAAGCACACCGCGGGCATCCTCTCGATGGCGCGCACCAACGACCCGAACAGCGCCGGCTCGCAGTTCTTCATCATGGTCGCGGCGGCGCCCTACCTCGACGGCCAGTACTCGATCTTCGGCGAGGTGGTCGAGGGGCTGGACGTCGTCAACAAGATCGTGAGCGTGCCGCGCAACCAGATGGACAAGCCGCTGGAGCCGGTGACCATGACCTCGGTCACCGTGGCCTACTAG
- a CDS encoding TIM barrel protein gives MLGISSVYYSKAIADGGRLLDELAALGFDGVELEYRVRAETLRQMGRRPGREVPVFSVHAFFPNPGVAGSEGAGANAFLFSSSDREEREAAVRHGLATLEAAERLGARAVVLHLGRVPVDRELLAEYRRLAAEPGPVSPELRAAVSAVLAERERLTAAHLDAVLRSLERLNREAVRRGLLLGVENRYHPHEIPSHGETGAILREFAGGAVRAWHDVGHALNLERLGVGTQRQWLESYGPQLAGAHLHDIRGGDDHLAPGTGEADFAALLGHLPADALRILEIRPDVAREQVLGARDRLRALGY, from the coding sequence GTGCTCGGCATATCCAGCGTCTACTATTCCAAGGCGATCGCCGACGGCGGCCGGCTGCTCGACGAGCTGGCCGCGCTCGGCTTCGACGGCGTCGAGCTGGAGTACCGCGTCCGCGCGGAGACGCTGCGCCAGATGGGCCGGCGCCCGGGCCGCGAGGTGCCGGTCTTCAGCGTCCACGCCTTCTTCCCGAACCCCGGGGTCGCCGGCAGCGAGGGCGCCGGCGCCAATGCCTTTCTCTTCTCTTCGAGCGACCGCGAGGAGCGGGAAGCTGCGGTGCGCCACGGCCTGGCGACGCTCGAGGCGGCCGAGCGCCTCGGCGCGCGGGCGGTCGTGCTGCACCTGGGACGGGTGCCCGTCGACAGGGAACTGCTCGCGGAGTACCGCCGCCTGGCGGCCGAGCCGGGGCCGGTGTCGCCGGAGCTGCGCGCCGCAGTGTCCGCGGTGCTCGCCGAGCGCGAGCGCCTGACCGCGGCGCACCTGGACGCGGTGCTGCGCTCGCTGGAGCGGCTCAACCGGGAGGCGGTGCGCCGCGGCCTGCTCCTCGGCGTCGAGAACCGCTACCATCCCCACGAGATCCCGAGCCACGGGGAGACGGGGGCGATCCTGCGCGAGTTCGCCGGCGGCGCGGTGCGCGCCTGGCACGACGTCGGGCACGCGCTGAACCTGGAGCGGCTCGGCGTCGGCACGCAGCGCCAGTGGCTGGAGTCGTACGGCCCGCAGCTTGCGGGGGCGCACCTGCACGACATCCGCGGCGGCGACGACCACCTGGCGCCGGGGACCGGCGAGGCCGACTTCGCGGCGCTGCTGGGCCACCTGCCGGCGGACGCGCTGCGCATCCTGGAGATCCGCCCGGACGTGGCGCGCGAGCAGGTCCTCGGCGCGCGGGATAGGCTGCGCGCTCTGGGGTACTGA
- a CDS encoding metallophosphoesterase has protein sequence MFFLVITAIYTAIHTYLWWCVTRQLGLRGAGALAVGLFFALMVFAPFLGRLLRDGSAALSALEFVTFVWMGAALYLFGLNLCADLWNLAAAIGRHVAPGTPLPALGGPRLFLGIAAAAALIVGWSAIEAQNIRVRRLRVPTPRLAPGTPPVRVVQVSDVHLGLLAGERRLAGILRRVREARPDLLVATGDMLDAVGANLEPLAVMWRQITPPLGKYAVTGNHEYYTGIRGAVAFLGDAGFRVLRDETAAIPGVANLVGLEYVGPRSLQDPSVTQRPLAQLVAAGDPALFTLLLKHLPTGFEEEAAPLGVGLQLSGHTHDGQLWPFRWVVRLSFRHTAGVVRAGQGLLYVSRGTGTWGPPLRFLAPPEITLFELVPAGGDRNPP, from the coding sequence ATGTTCTTCCTGGTCATCACGGCGATCTACACCGCCATCCACACCTACCTCTGGTGGTGCGTCACCCGCCAGCTCGGGCTCCGCGGGGCAGGCGCCCTCGCCGTCGGCCTCTTCTTCGCGCTGATGGTCTTCGCGCCCTTCCTCGGGCGGCTGCTGCGCGACGGCTCGGCGGCGCTCAGTGCGCTCGAGTTCGTGACCTTCGTCTGGATGGGCGCCGCTCTCTACCTGTTCGGGCTCAATCTCTGCGCCGACCTCTGGAACCTCGCCGCGGCGATCGGCCGCCACGTCGCCCCCGGCACGCCGCTGCCCGCCCTCGGCGGCCCCCGCCTCTTCCTCGGCATCGCGGCGGCGGCGGCCCTCATCGTCGGCTGGTCGGCGATCGAGGCGCAGAACATCCGCGTGCGGCGCCTGCGGGTCCCGACACCGCGCCTCGCGCCGGGGACCCCGCCCGTGCGCGTCGTCCAGGTCTCGGACGTGCACCTCGGGCTCCTCGCGGGCGAGCGGCGCCTCGCCGGCATCCTCCGGCGCGTTCGGGAGGCACGCCCCGACCTGCTCGTCGCCACGGGCGACATGCTCGACGCCGTCGGCGCCAACCTCGAGCCCCTCGCGGTGATGTGGCGGCAGATCACGCCGCCGCTGGGCAAGTACGCCGTGACCGGGAACCACGAGTACTACACGGGGATCCGCGGGGCCGTCGCCTTCCTCGGTGACGCCGGCTTCCGGGTGCTGCGCGACGAGACCGCCGCCATCCCGGGCGTGGCGAACCTCGTCGGCCTGGAGTACGTGGGGCCGCGCTCGCTTCAGGACCCGTCCGTCACCCAGCGCCCGCTGGCGCAGCTCGTCGCGGCGGGGGACCCCGCGCTGTTCACGCTGCTGCTCAAGCACCTGCCGACCGGGTTCGAGGAAGAGGCGGCGCCCCTCGGCGTCGGCCTGCAGCTCTCCGGCCACACCCACGACGGGCAGCTCTGGCCCTTCCGCTGGGTCGTGCGCCTCTCGTTCCGCCACACGGCGGGCGTGGTGCGCGCGGGGCAGGGCCTGCTCTACGTCAGCCGCGGCACCGGCACCTGGGGCCCCCCGCTGCGCTTCCTCGCACCGCCGGAAATCACGCTCTTCGAGCTGGTCCCCGCGGGGGGGGACCGAAATCCCCCTTGA
- a CDS encoding sulfurtransferase TusA family protein — MSTLKETVKPDQTLDARGMGCPMPLLKAKKAMEALGAGQVLEVLGTDPGSKNDFASWAGKTGNEYLGWEEPAAGQFKHYLRKKK; from the coding sequence ATGAGCACCCTGAAAGAGACCGTCAAGCCCGACCAGACCCTCGACGCCCGCGGCATGGGCTGCCCGATGCCCCTGCTGAAGGCCAAGAAGGCCATGGAGGCGCTCGGCGCCGGCCAGGTCCTCGAGGTCCTCGGGACCGACCCGGGCTCGAAGAACGACTTCGCGAGCTGGGCCGGGAAGACCGGCAACGAGTACCTCGGCTGGGAGGAACCGGCGGCCGGGCAGTTCAAGCACTACCTGCGCAAGAAGAAGTAG
- a CDS encoding DsrE/DsrF/DrsH-like family protein, which translates to MAIVASKGSMDMAYMPLILASTAGAMDMECAIFFTFYGLQIIHKEHNKHLKVPPLANPAMPMPVPNIIGVLPGMTAMATMMMKSWMAKEKVPTIPALLDMCVEGGVKLLGCQMSMDVMGIKKEQLIDGVETAGAGTFLGYAAEAAITLFI; encoded by the coding sequence ATGGCCATCGTGGCCTCGAAGGGCTCGATGGACATGGCCTACATGCCGCTGATCCTCGCCTCCACCGCCGGTGCGATGGACATGGAGTGCGCGATCTTCTTCACGTTCTACGGCCTGCAGATCATCCACAAGGAGCACAACAAGCACCTCAAGGTGCCGCCGCTGGCGAACCCCGCGATGCCGATGCCGGTGCCGAACATCATCGGCGTGCTCCCCGGGATGACCGCCATGGCCACGATGATGATGAAGAGCTGGATGGCAAAGGAGAAGGTGCCGACCATCCCCGCGCTGCTCGACATGTGCGTCGAGGGCGGCGTGAAGCTGCTCGGCTGCCAGATGAGCATGGACGTCATGGGCATCAAGAAGGAGCAGCTGATCGACGGCGTGGAGACCGCCGGCGCCGGCACGTTCCTCGGCTACGCGGCGGAGGCGGCGATCACGCTGTTCATCTAA